A window from Malania oleifera isolate guangnan ecotype guangnan chromosome 7, ASM2987363v1, whole genome shotgun sequence encodes these proteins:
- the LOC131160194 gene encoding uncharacterized protein LOC131160194 → MDLEEILGNNDLEDVSWLCSLSEAELDILISLKKLVLQRAKIIGGDVLANKFDLKVLRALGFIVMEYLRGQIKDMADCPDLVKFHTLLDVSNLLNCDAKGCMSFAELKECVSTKSRTRRPGM, encoded by the exons atggatttagaagaaattttaggGAATAATGACCTTGAGGATGTCAGTTGGCTCTGTTCCCTATCCGAGGCTGAGCTT GATATTCTAATAAGCTTAAAGAAGTTGGTTCTACAGCGTGCAAAAATAATTGGTGGTGACGTTCTAGCCAATAAGTTTGATTTGAAGGTCCTTCGAGCCCTTG GGTTCATTGTGATGGAATACCTGAGGGGACAGATCAAGGATATGGCAGATTGCCCAGACTTGGTAAAGTTTCACACACTACTAGATGTTTCCAATCTATTAAATTGTGATGCCAAAGGCTGTATGAGTTTCGCAGAGCTGAAGGAATGCGTTTCCACTAAATCGAGAACAAGAAGGCCTGGAATGTGA